CACCTCGTGAGCTCGTACGGCGCGTCGCTGCTGGCGGGCCGGCACGCCCCGATCGATCCGGGCGACGGCGCGGGAATGACCCTGATGGACCTGGCGCGGAAGCAGTGGGCGCCCGCGGCGCTGGACGCGACCGCTCCGGACCTGGCGCCCAGGCTCCCGCCGCTCGCTCCGTCCTGGTCGATCGTCGGGCCGCTGGCCGACTACTGGTGCCGGCGCCACGGCTTTCCTTCCGCGCAGGTGGTGGCGTGGTCCGGCGACAATCCCTGCAGCCTGGTCGGCGTCGGGCTCGCCGGCGAGGGCGAGGTCGCGATCTCGCTCGGCACCAGCGACACGCTGTTCGGGACGATGCGGGAGGCGCGCACCGACCCGTCCCTGGCGGCGAGCGTGTTCGGCGCGCCGACCGAGGGCTACATGGCGCTGCTGTGCTTCAAGAACGGCTCGCTCGCCAGGGAGCGCGTCCGCGACCGGGCGCGGCTCGACTGGGCGGGCTTCTCCCGCGCGCTGCGCGAGACGCGGCCGGGCAACGGCGGGGCCCTGATGCTGCCGTGGTTCGAGGCGGAGATCACGCCGACCGTGCTCACGCCCGGCGTCCGGCGCTACGGCCTGGATCCCGCGGACGCGGCCGGAGAGGTGCGCGCGGTGGTCGAGGCGCAGATGATGGCCCTGGCGACCCACTCGAGCTGGATGGGCGTGCGCGTGCAGGAGATCCGCGCCACCGGCGGCGCGGCTGCCAACCGGGAGATCCTGCAGGTCATGGCGGACGTGTTCGGCGCGCGGGTGCGGCGGCTCAAGGTGGGCAACTCCGCCTGCCTCGGCGCCGCGCTGCGCGCCTGGCACGCCGACGAGCTGGCGCGTGGACGGCGGCTGCCGTGGGGCGAGGTGGCCGCGGGATTCGTCGAGCCCGAAGAGCCGGGAGTGCGCCCGGCCCCGGCCAGCGTTCCGGTCTATGCCGCGCTCAAGGACGTGTACGCGGCGTGCGAGGCGGACGCACTGGGCAAGGGGCCGGATCCTGGCCCGCTGATCGCAGGGTTCCGGGCCAGGTTCGGGACATGAGGCAGGGGGTTGGGGATTGGGGGTTGGGGTTTGGGGAGCCGGAAGTCTGAAGACCGCGGTCTGAGAACTCCCCAATCCCCAAACCCCAATGCCCAAACCCCGTACTCAGGCCACCAACCGATCGAAGGTGTCGAGCACCAGCTCCGTCAGCGAGCCGACGCTCACCTCGCCACCGGCGACGCCGCCCACGCCGATCGCCCGCATCCCGCCGCGACGCGCGGCCTCGATGCCGTGCTCCGCGTCCTCCACCACCACGCGGCGCGCCGCCGGCACGCCGAGCCGCTGCGCCGCAGTGAGGAACACCTCGGGGTCCGGCTTGCCGTGGCGGACGTCCTCGGCGGAGACCAGCGCGCCGAAGCAGCGCTCCAGGCCGATCACCCGCAGCACCACCTCGACGTTGAGCCGCGGCGCCGACGAGGCGATGGCCTGCCGCCATCCCGCCGCCGCCAGCCGCTGAACCCAGTCCCTGACCCCGGTGAGAGGTGAGAGGCCCTGCGCGACCACGAGTCGGCGGTAGGTCTCCTCCTTCGCGTCGCCGATGCTGCGGATCCGCTCGGGCGTCGCGCCCTCGCCCAGCCAGGCGCGCAGGATCCGGTCGTTGCGCTGGCCGAACGTGGCGCGAAACTGCGCCTCGGATACCGTCACCCCGCCGGCCGCCAGCGCCTCCTGCCAGGAGCGCCAGTGGTGCGCGCGCGAGTCCACCAGCGTGCCGTCCATGTCCCACAGCACGGCCCGCGGAAGCGCCGCCTCACTGCTGCCCGTAGTAGGCGTCCTTGCCGTGCTTGCGGAGATAGTGCTTGTCCACCAGGTACGGCTCGGGGCCGGAGAGATCCGCCGCCAGGAGCCGCGCCGTCCGCTCCATCCGCGCCAGGACCTCGAGCACCCGGGCGTGCTCGACCGCGGCGAAGGGATCCGCGCCCCAGGTGAAGGGGCCGTGGCTGGCCACCAGCACCGCGGGGATCTCCTCGGCCGCGCGGGGGCTGCCGCCGAAGGCCTCGACGATCACCAGGCCGGTGTGGCGCTCGTAGTCCGTGGCCACCTCCGCGCGCGTCAAGGCGCGCGTCACGGGGACGTCGCCGCGGAAGTAGTCCGCGTGGGTGGTGCCGAGGCAGCGGATCGGAAGCCGCGCCTGGGCGAACGCGGTGGCCACCTCGGAGTGCGAGTGGGCGACGCCGCCGCAGCGGAACGCGCGGTACAGCTCGAGGTGGGTCGGCGTGTCCGAGGAGGGACGGAGCTCGCCCTCGAGCACCGCGCCGGTGCCGAGCGAGACCGGGACCATGCGATCCGGCGTCAGCTCCGCGTACGGGACGCCGCTGGGCTTGATCACCATGATGCCGTCCTGCCGGTCCACGCCGGAGACGTTCCCGAACGTCCCGAGCGCCAGGCCGCACTCGAACAGCTCGAGGTTGGCGCGGCACACCATCTCCCGCAGCTTCGGGGCGACCTCGCTCATCGTGACTCCTCCCGCAGCGCGAGCAGCCGCTTCATCAGTCCGCCGAAGTCCGCCCCCGCGCCGGCGACGCCGCCGAAGGCGTCGTGCAGCTGGCGGTACAGCTCGTACAGCTCGCCGTAGACCCGGTGGGCACCGCCGTCGGGCGCGAACCGCTGGTCCTTCAGCGACGTCATGTGCCGCTGCGCGTCCTCGAACCGGTCGTACCCGCCGGCGGCGGCGCCCGCCGCCACGGCGCCCGCGATCGCCGCGCCCAGCGCCGGCGTCTGCGGCGAGCCGGCGACGAGCATCGGGCGGCCCAGCACGTCGGCGTACACCTGCATGAACAGAGCGTTCTTCTCCGCGATGCCGCCGCAGCACACCACCCGCTCGATCGGGACCCGGTACGCGGTCAGTCGCTCCACGATCGTCCGCGCGCCGAACGCGGTCGCCTCGATCAGCGCGCGGTACACCTCCGCGGGCGAGGTATGCAGGGTCTGGCCGACCAGCAGCCCGGTGAGCCGCTGGTCGACGAGGATCGTACGGTTGCCGTTGTTCCAGTCCAGCGCCAGGAGCCCGGACTCGCCCGGCCGGAGGCGGGCGGCGCCGGACGTGAGCCGCGCGTGCACGTCCTCGCTCCCGCCCGCCGCCAGCTCGCCCCACCAGCCGAGCAGGTCCCCGACGGCGGACTGGCCCGCCTCGATGCCGTAGTAGCCCGGCATCACCGAGCCGGGCACGATGCCGCAGATGCCCGGGATGTCGGCGAGCCGCTCCTCGGCCGCGGCGACGGCGACGTCGCAGGTCGAGGTGCCGATGATCTTGACCAGCGTGCCCGCCGCCACCCCCGCGCCGACGGCGCCGTAGTGGGCGTCGAACCCGCCCATCGCCACGGGGATGCCGGCCCGCAGGCCGAGCGCGCCGGCCCACTCGGCGCACAACCGTCCCGCCGGGCGGTCGGCCGGCCACGCTCTCGCGTAGAGGCGACCGCGCAGCTCCCCGAGCCGCGGATCGAGCCGCGCCAGGAACTCCGCCGACGGGAGGCCGCCCCAGGCGTCCGCGTACATCGCCTTGTGCCCCGCCGCGCACACGCAGCGCTGGATCGCGGCGGGCTCCGTCACGCCGGCCAGGACCGCGGGCACGAAATCGGCCAGCTCCACCCAGCTCGCGGCGGCGTCGAACACCTCGGGCGCCACCTTGAGGCAGCGCCAGATCTTCGACCAGAACCACTCGGACGAATAGCGGCCGCCGATCGGCGCGAGGTACTCCGGCGCGTGCCGGGCCGCGGTGGCCGTGATGGCCTCGGCTTCCGCGGCGCCGGTGTGGTCCTTCCACAGCCACGCCTGCGCCGCGAGGTGGTCCCGCCACCGCGGGTCGAGGGCGAGCGGCCGGTTGGCCGCGTCCACCGGCAGCGGCGTCGAGCCGGTGGTGTCGGTCCCGATCGCGATCACGCGGCCGGGCGAGCAGCCGCTCCGCGGGTCCGCCCCGGCCTCGGCGAGGGCGCCGCGCACCGACGCGCGGAGCCCGTCCAGGTAGTCTCCGGGATGCTGGCGCGCCAGGTGCGGCTCGCGCGCGTCCAGCAGCACGCCGCGCTCGCCCGACCGGTAGTCCGCCACCGCCGTCCCCACCGTCCGGCCGTCGGCGCAGTCCACCACGACGGCCCGCACCGAGTTGGTGCCGAAGTCGACCCCGATCGTGAACGCGGGGGCCACGGCGGCTCAGCCGAGCAGGACCGGGCTCACCACGTCGAGCACGTCCGGGCCGGTGCCCGCCGCGCGCGCCCTGGCGATGTCGTCCTGACGCGCATACAGCCGCACCGCCTTCAGCGCGAGGTGGGCGAAGTTCACCAGGCTGCGCTCCATCGCCCGCGTCGGGTCGTCGCGGTAGGTGAACTGGTCCTGGCTGTACCAGCCGCGGAAGTCGCGCACGAAGGTGGTGTACAGGTACTCGACCGCCTCGGGCACCGAGATCGTGCCGAACATCAGGTCCTGGTCGTTGCGGCCCTGGCGCGCGTCGTTGACGTCGAACTTGTGGATCGGGACCCCGGCGTACGCCGCGAGGTCGCACGCGGTGGACGCGGTGGTGCCTTCCATCTTCTGG
This is a stretch of genomic DNA from Gemmatimonadales bacterium. It encodes these proteins:
- a CDS encoding FGGY-family carbohydrate kinase — translated: MAIYVGFDLSTQGLTAIAIEVEGSRREVVFERSLNYDADFPAYGTTHGVLPREDPLVATSSPLMWAEALDRMMGVIAGSGLDLSRVRAVSGSGQQHGSVYLNGHARTVLAALDPGRPLVEQLAGVFTRKASPIWMDSSTARQCEQITRALGGAEAVSRLTGSIAFERFTGPQIRKFYEYDPAGYTRTAMIHLVSSYGASLLAGRHAPIDPGDGAGMTLMDLARKQWAPAALDATAPDLAPRLPPLAPSWSIVGPLADYWCRRHGFPSAQVVAWSGDNPCSLVGVGLAGEGEVAISLGTSDTLFGTMREARTDPSLAASVFGAPTEGYMALLCFKNGSLARERVRDRARLDWAGFSRALRETRPGNGGALMLPWFEAEITPTVLTPGVRRYGLDPADAAGEVRAVVEAQMMALATHSSWMGVRVQEIRATGGAAANREILQVMADVFGARVRRLKVGNSACLGAALRAWHADELARGRRLPWGEVAAGFVEPEEPGVRPAPASVPVYAALKDVYAACEADALGKGPDPGPLIAGFRARFGT
- a CDS encoding HAD-IA family hydrolase; translation: MLWDMDGTLVDSRAHHWRSWQEALAAGGVTVSEAQFRATFGQRNDRILRAWLGEGATPERIRSIGDAKEETYRRLVVAQGLSPLTGVRDWVQRLAAAGWRQAIASSAPRLNVEVVLRVIGLERCFGALVSAEDVRHGKPDPEVFLTAAQRLGVPAARRVVVEDAEHGIEAARRGGMRAIGVGGVAGGEVSVGSLTELVLDTFDRLVA
- the araD gene encoding L-ribulose-5-phosphate 4-epimerase AraD; translation: MSEVAPKLREMVCRANLELFECGLALGTFGNVSGVDRQDGIMVIKPSGVPYAELTPDRMVPVSLGTGAVLEGELRPSSDTPTHLELYRAFRCGGVAHSHSEVATAFAQARLPIRCLGTTHADYFRGDVPVTRALTRAEVATDYERHTGLVIVEAFGGSPRAAEEIPAVLVASHGPFTWGADPFAAVEHARVLEVLARMERTARLLAADLSGPEPYLVDKHYLRKHGKDAYYGQQ
- a CDS encoding ribulokinase translates to MAPAFTIGVDFGTNSVRAVVVDCADGRTVGTAVADYRSGERGVLLDAREPHLARQHPGDYLDGLRASVRGALAEAGADPRSGCSPGRVIAIGTDTTGSTPLPVDAANRPLALDPRWRDHLAAQAWLWKDHTGAAEAEAITATAARHAPEYLAPIGGRYSSEWFWSKIWRCLKVAPEVFDAAASWVELADFVPAVLAGVTEPAAIQRCVCAAGHKAMYADAWGGLPSAEFLARLDPRLGELRGRLYARAWPADRPAGRLCAEWAGALGLRAGIPVAMGGFDAHYGAVGAGVAAGTLVKIIGTSTCDVAVAAAEERLADIPGICGIVPGSVMPGYYGIEAGQSAVGDLLGWWGELAAGGSEDVHARLTSGAARLRPGESGLLALDWNNGNRTILVDQRLTGLLVGQTLHTSPAEVYRALIEATAFGARTIVERLTAYRVPIERVVCCGGIAEKNALFMQVYADVLGRPMLVAGSPQTPALGAAIAGAVAAGAAAGGYDRFEDAQRHMTSLKDQRFAPDGGAHRVYGELYELYRQLHDAFGGVAGAGADFGGLMKRLLALREESR